A single uncultured Methanobrevibacter sp. DNA region contains:
- a CDS encoding glycosyltransferase family 2 protein, with protein sequence MNLSVVIVNYQTFELTRDTVNSVLGYDYPFSVEVVVVDNASGDDSLARLKDYFKDDVTFIASGENRGFAAGNNLALKDLSSDYVLLLNSDTIVWENTLENIYNYMENHPDVGACGCRVRLESGKLDKACKRTFPNVKNSFFRLFHIPTKSKDDNYNLTNLPDDEVYEIDCLTGAFMFMRNDALKQAGLLDETFFMYGEDIDLCYRIKHAGWKIVYYGKSSITHLKGASSKKQKNKLIYEFYRAMYIYYKKHHAHESFFLINIVVYLGIALLCILKLFLNLFKK encoded by the coding sequence ATGAATCTTTCAGTCGTTATAGTAAATTATCAGACATTTGAGCTGACAAGGGATACAGTCAATTCTGTTTTGGGATATGATTATCCTTTCAGCGTTGAAGTCGTTGTTGTTGACAATGCTTCCGGTGACGACAGCCTTGCCAGACTTAAAGATTATTTCAAGGATGATGTAACCTTCATTGCTTCCGGCGAAAACAGAGGTTTTGCAGCAGGAAACAACCTTGCACTGAAAGATTTAAGCTCTGATTATGTGCTTCTTTTAAACTCAGATACCATTGTCTGGGAAAATACGCTGGAAAATATCTATAACTATATGGAAAATCATCCTGATGTAGGGGCATGCGGCTGCAGGGTAAGACTTGAGAGCGGCAAGCTTGATAAAGCCTGTAAAAGAACTTTTCCAAATGTTAAAAATTCCTTTTTCAGATTATTCCATATCCCGACCAAAAGCAAAGATGACAATTACAATCTGACAAATCTGCCGGATGATGAGGTCTATGAAATAGATTGCCTTACAGGAGCATTCATGTTCATGAGAAATGACGCTTTAAAACAGGCAGGTCTTCTGGATGAAACCTTTTTTATGTACGGTGAGGACATTGATTTGTGCTACCGCATTAAGCATGCCGGATGGAAGATAGTATATTACGGCAAATCATCAATCACCCATTTAAAGGGAGCCAGCAGTAAAAAACAAAAAAACAAGTTAATATATGAATTTTACCGTGCCATGTATATCTATTATAAAAAACATCATGCACACGAATCGTTTTTCCTCATTAATATAGTTGTATATTTAGGAATTGCTCTTTTATGCATTTTAAAGCTGTTTCTAAATTTGTTTAAAAAATAA
- a CDS encoding undecaprenyl-phosphate glucose phosphotransferase, with protein MIKENQRLLNIVLVLIDVLVIVSSLFGSFLLRFHTTIFGPIGGHLPLHSYVLFLVFAVIPTYLILYFAFGLYKPRRTYKNIFSEATQILKVNIVAFFVLVSILFIINEPDFSRIMLFLMAVTASFLGIVERFIVRSFLMRIRVNNRNLKHILIVGDNDLAFTFATKIKDNPYLGFAVGGILGRSTHVGTKIAGTEIIGSFKDLDKILEKNRYDRVVLAIPLRYYYRINELVESCEKVGIKAEIIPDYIRYFPAQPSVDMIEDIPIINIRYVPLDDEFNKFLKYSSDLIISVIAIIITSPIMLITAIAVKITSPGPIIFKQERIGHNGKPFNMYKFRSMRVQAPSDEKSEWTTKDDPRKTVVGNFIRRTSIDELPQFFNVLKGDMSVVGPRPERPYFVEQFKKDVPKYMVKHQVRPGITGWAQIHGCRGDTSIKKRIEFDIEYVENWHMGLDLAIMIKTALKKNPNAY; from the coding sequence ATGATAAAGGAAAATCAGCGATTATTGAATATAGTTTTGGTATTAATTGACGTTCTGGTCATTGTATCATCTTTATTTGGTTCATTTTTGTTGAGATTCCATACTACAATATTTGGCCCTATTGGGGGTCATTTACCGTTGCATAGTTATGTTTTGTTTTTGGTTTTTGCAGTTATTCCAACTTATCTGATTTTATATTTTGCATTTGGATTGTATAAGCCTCGCAGAACCTATAAAAATATATTTTCCGAAGCAACTCAAATATTAAAGGTTAATATTGTTGCATTCTTTGTTCTGGTGTCTATATTATTTATCATTAACGAACCGGACTTTTCAAGAATCATGCTGTTCCTTATGGCTGTCACTGCTTCATTTTTAGGCATTGTCGAACGTTTCATTGTCAGAAGCTTCCTGATGAGAATCAGGGTAAACAACAGAAATCTCAAACATATTCTGATTGTCGGAGATAATGATTTGGCATTTACATTTGCTACTAAAATTAAGGATAATCCTTATCTTGGATTTGCTGTCGGCGGTATTTTGGGCCGTTCAACTCATGTCGGAACTAAAATTGCAGGAACTGAGATTATAGGTTCCTTTAAAGATCTGGACAAGATTCTGGAAAAAAACAGGTATGATAGAGTGGTTTTGGCAATTCCTTTAAGATATTATTATCGTATCAACGAGCTTGTGGAAAGCTGTGAAAAGGTAGGAATCAAGGCAGAAATTATTCCGGATTATATCCGCTATTTCCCTGCCCAGCCGTCAGTGGATATGATAGAGGATATTCCTATAATCAACATCCGTTACGTTCCGCTGGATGATGAGTTCAATAAGTTTCTCAAATATTCATCTGATTTGATTATATCAGTCATAGCTATAATTATAACATCTCCAATCATGTTAATTACAGCAATTGCCGTTAAGATAACTTCTCCGGGTCCAATTATATTCAAGCAGGAAAGGATAGGCCACAACGGAAAGCCTTTCAACATGTATAAGTTCAGAAGTATGAGGGTTCAGGCTCCTAGTGATGAAAAATCTGAATGGACCACTAAAGATGATCCGCGTAAAACAGTTGTCGGAAACTTTATTAGAAGAACTAGTATTGATGAATTACCTCAATTTTTCAATGTTTTGAAAGGAGATATGAGCGTTGTAGGTCCAAGACCGGAAAGACCTTACTTTGTTGAGCAATTTAAAAAAGATGTTCCAAAATATATGGTTAAGCATCAGGTGCGCCCGGGCATAACAGGCTGGGCTCAGATTCATGGATGTCGTGGAGATACTTCCATCAAAAAACGTATTGAATTTGACATTGAATACGTAGAAAACTGGCACATGGGTTTAGATTTGGCTATAATGATTAAAACAGCTTTAAAGAAAAATCCAAATGCATATTGA
- a CDS encoding OB-fold nucleic acid binding domain-containing protein, with the protein MQEEILQLYEKIKDQLSEEEFLEEIEKMKEDNSGVDFIDDFEAAQMVVQNYNGVDTSIFSKPSNDDSEEMPFDISSDDETSQEDVGFTMTEELKEYYDKVKDKVSEEKFLSRMNELKNENADISFYTDDTFAGMVVSEFEDKEEEVETISDRPEYSNKSISDLEKDSRGANVSGRVISISNKRSFKTRKGKSGEVCNVELQDNTGTMRCVFWTQNMPLLNKFHEGDIIQIKNVDIKEGYSGLEANLIPRSTIAHLDDDPSKYPVYEETITDIADIEPDTKVNIIARILRIPTIRSYEKNGKQGKVASLELQDATGKITYTLWNKNVELIEDLKLEDGDTVKILSAQARERTDRDGNPEISLSHWDGRIVKGEFDVPEIEQEFSQIGDLSEEKDVSIKGVVIRLQDIRTFLRKKDNTEGRLRNFDVGDSTGFIRVTVWGDDTALPINKGDIIKIIGGDVRFDDYTESGYSMNTNFNTQITINPENLTTEELDEFEGIREQLRPVPIGQVQEIDDEGKEIDVIGRVLSVNDVNEFQRDDGSVGIVRSVMLADESGKVQLSFWNERAQEEYVVGDAYQIENARTRMGMMSVDLNIGSGSRVIKLSEEQASAMFIPELSTLEKAIYNPKKIEDLDEDEEDTIIIGRIIEMYDVREFDRDTGESGHVRNIEIADDTGTIRVALWDKDALKERQIGDGIKLQNPRLALNMDNRLEANVSRATTLLEPSESELAELPSIDELMEAIYVPKTIESLLEDDTNICVTGTIIDVNTERVLRKKCPNCGSTVEESIDEYICDNCGYTFDNPDYLLMVPTRIEDDTGDIQVTFFDKLAEELIGMKKDEIIGLVDDGYGIEDKLEDLNGLTIEIIANVSFDEFNEENRLRPKKLLNKYF; encoded by the coding sequence ATGCAAGAAGAAATTTTACAATTATATGAAAAAATCAAAGATCAACTTTCTGAAGAAGAGTTTTTAGAAGAAATAGAAAAAATGAAAGAAGATAACAGTGGTGTTGACTTTATAGATGATTTTGAGGCAGCCCAAATGGTTGTTCAGAACTATAACGGTGTTGACACATCAATTTTTTCAAAACCTTCAAATGATGATTCAGAAGAAATGCCGTTCGACATCTCTTCAGATGATGAAACCTCCCAGGAGGATGTCGGATTTACAATGACTGAAGAACTTAAAGAATATTATGATAAGGTAAAGGATAAAGTTTCAGAAGAAAAATTCTTATCACGTATGAACGAACTCAAAAATGAAAATGCAGATATCTCATTTTACACTGATGATACATTTGCTGGAATGGTTGTCAGTGAGTTTGAAGATAAGGAAGAAGAAGTTGAAACAATATCTGACAGACCTGAATACTCCAATAAATCTATATCTGATTTGGAAAAGGATAGCAGAGGAGCTAATGTTTCAGGCAGAGTTATTTCAATTTCCAATAAAAGATCTTTTAAAACTCGTAAAGGTAAGAGCGGAGAAGTTTGCAATGTTGAACTTCAGGACAATACCGGTACAATGAGATGTGTCTTCTGGACTCAGAATATGCCTCTTTTAAACAAGTTCCATGAAGGAGATATTATCCAGATTAAGAATGTCGATATTAAAGAAGGTTATTCAGGTCTTGAAGCTAATCTGATACCTAGATCAACCATTGCGCATTTGGATGACGATCCTTCTAAATATCCTGTTTATGAGGAAACAATTACAGATATCGCAGACATAGAACCTGATACCAAAGTGAATATAATTGCAAGAATATTGAGAATCCCTACCATTAGAAGCTATGAGAAAAATGGAAAACAAGGAAAAGTTGCATCTTTGGAATTACAGGATGCAACAGGAAAAATCACCTACACCTTATGGAATAAAAATGTTGAATTAATTGAAGATTTAAAATTAGAAGATGGAGATACTGTAAAAATCCTTTCAGCTCAAGCTCGTGAAAGAACAGACAGGGATGGTAATCCGGAAATATCTTTAAGCCATTGGGATGGTAGAATTGTGAAAGGTGAATTTGACGTTCCTGAAATAGAACAGGAATTCTCCCAAATTGGTGATTTAAGTGAGGAAAAAGATGTTTCTATTAAAGGTGTTGTTATAAGACTTCAGGATATCAGAACATTCTTGCGAAAAAAAGACAACACCGAAGGAAGATTAAGAAACTTCGATGTTGGAGATTCAACAGGATTTATCAGAGTAACTGTCTGGGGTGATGATACAGCTTTACCTATAAATAAGGGAGATATTATCAAAATTATCGGTGGAGATGTTCGTTTTGATGATTATACTGAAAGCGGTTATTCAATGAATACCAACTTCAATACTCAAATCACAATCAATCCTGAAAATTTAACAACTGAAGAATTGGATGAATTCGAAGGAATTAGAGAGCAGTTAAGACCTGTACCAATCGGTCAGGTACAGGAAATTGATGATGAGGGCAAAGAAATTGATGTTATTGGTAGAGTACTTTCTGTTAATGATGTTAACGAATTCCAGCGTGATGACGGTTCTGTTGGGATCGTACGTTCAGTAATGCTTGCTGATGAATCAGGTAAAGTGCAGCTTTCTTTCTGGAATGAAAGAGCTCAGGAAGAATATGTTGTCGGCGATGCATATCAGATTGAAAATGCCCGAACAAGAATGGGTATGATGAGTGTCGACTTGAATATCGGAAGCGGTTCCAGAGTAATAAAATTATCAGAAGAACAGGCTTCAGCAATGTTTATTCCAGAATTATCCACATTGGAAAAAGCAATATACAATCCTAAAAAGATCGAAGACCTTGATGAGGATGAAGAAGATACAATTATCATCGGTAGAATAATTGAAATGTATGATGTACGTGAATTCGACAGGGACACTGGTGAAAGCGGTCATGTAAGAAATATTGAAATAGCTGACGACACTGGAACTATAAGGGTTGCATTATGGGACAAAGATGCTTTAAAAGAAAGACAAATCGGTGATGGAATCAAATTACAAAATCCTCGTTTAGCTTTAAATATGGATAATCGTCTTGAAGCTAATGTATCAAGAGCAACTACTCTTTTAGAACCTAGTGAAAGTGAACTGGCAGAATTGCCTTCAATCGATGAGTTAATGGAAGCAATCTATGTTCCAAAAACAATTGAATCATTACTTGAAGATGATACCAATATTTGCGTTACCGGTACAATCATTGACGTTAATACAGAAAGGGTTCTTCGCAAAAAATGTCCTAACTGTGGTTCAACTGTAGAGGAATCAATTGATGAATACATTTGTGACAATTGCGGATACACTTTTGATAATCCGGATTATCTTCTTATGGTTCCTACAAGAATTGAAGATGACACAGGTGATATCCAGGTTACCTTCTTTGACAAATTAGCTGAAGAGCTTATCGGAATGAAAAAAGATGAAATCATTGGCCTTGTAGATGACGGTTATGGAATTGAAGATAAACTTGAAGACCTGAACGGTTTAACTATTGAGATTATAGCTAATGTTAGTTTTGATGAAT